Proteins encoded in a region of the Ziziphus jujuba cultivar Dongzao chromosome 3, ASM3175591v1 genome:
- the LOC107422615 gene encoding uncharacterized protein LOC107422615 isoform X3 — MRGGPLWADEANAPSTSTTRIHQAASCKHRASNVFKLLVRREVSPQSKYQSKKLWGESSKCRLESARRRCESARDAKLGLISWVEAESLRHLSAKYCPLLPPPRSTIAAAFSPDGKTLASTHGDHTVKIIDCQTGSCLKVLSGHRRTPWVVRFHPLYPDILASGSLDHEVRLWNAKTAECIGSRDFYRPIASIAFHAQGELLAVASGHKLYIWHYNRRGETSSPTIVLKTRRSLRAVHFHPHGAPFLLTAEVNDLDSSDSSMTLATSPGYLRYPPPTLYLADAHSIDRSGVADGLPLMSLPFLILPSFARDNGRISMHRTDADAGSNSVQQREDPSASVRLLTYSTPSGQYELLLSPVEPNSSSPMPEETGANASTSEMETEVSQSAMDTLEPSEVQPEGRTNPIFPFGDPTYWELPFLQGWLIGQTQAGQRNMRSLSSAAHESPAHGDTLSTAQTLSSLNPTNVNQPRVTGRPGSRHRTSRSRMMSVVGSSEGAGINSIMHDEGDPQPVSRMQSELANSLAAAELPCTVKLRIWPHDVKSPCAPLDAEKCRLTIPHAVLCSEMGAHFSPCGRFLAACVACVLPNLEADPGLQSQLNQDAAGAATSPTRHPLSAHKVVYELRIYSLEEATFGSVLASRAIRAAHCLTSIQVYRVSDMELVRVLPSAEDEVNVACFHPSVGGGLVYGTKEGKLRILQYDSSNGINHTTCGFLDENMLEVPTYALEC, encoded by the exons ATGAGGGGAGGGCCATTGTGGGCCGACGAGGCCAATGCTCCATCAACCTCGACGACGCGAATTCACCAGGCTGCATCGTGTAAGCACAG AGCTAGCAATGTATTTAAACTCTTAGTTCGGAGAGAGGTTTCTCCTCAATCAAAATATCAATCAAAGAAGTTATGGGGCGAAAGTTCTAAGTGCCGTCTGGAATCAGCTAGGAGAAGATGTGAATCAGCTAGAGATGCTAAACTAGGTCTCATTTCATG GGTGGAGGCAGAGTCATTAAGGCATTTGTCTGCCAAATATTGTCCACTCTTGCCTCCTCCAAGGTCAACTATAGCTGCTGCCTTCAGTCCTGATGGGAAGACACTTGCTTCTACTCA TGGGGATCATACAGTGAAGATTATTGACTGCCAAACTGGTAGCTGCTTGAAGGTTTTGAGTGGTCATCGCAGGACTCCTTGGGTG GTTAGGTTCCATCCATTGTACCCAGACATACTTGCAAGTGGAAGTTTGGATCACGAAGTTCGATTATGGAATGCAAAAACTGCAGAGTGTATTGGATCACGTGATTTCT ACCGTCCTATTGCATCTATTGCTTTTCATGCCCAAGGGGAGCTTCTTGCTGTAGCATCAGGTCACAAG CTCTACATATGGCACTACAACCGAAGAGGGGAGACGTCGTCACCAACCATTGTACTAAAGACACGCCGTTCACTTCGGGCTGTGCATTTTCATCCACATGGCGCTCCATTCCTTTTAACGGCAGag GTCAATGATCTTGACTCATCAGATTCCTCAATGACTCTTGCGACTTCTCCGGGTTACTTGCGTTATCCTCCTCCTACTTTGTATTTAGCTGATGCTCATTCTATTGATCGTTCTGGTGTGGCAGATGGACTACCTCTTATGTCATTACCATTTCTGATTTTGCCTTCATTTGCTAGAGACAATGGGCGAATATCTATGCACCGCACTGATGCTGATGCTGGTTCGAATAGTGTCCAGCAGAGAGAAGATCCTTCTGCTTCAGTGCGACTTCTAACATATTCAACTCCATCAGGGCAGTATGAACTTCTGCTGTCCCCTGTGGAGCCTAATAGCTCCTCCCCGATGCCAGAGGAAACAGGAGCTAATGCTTCCACAAGTGAAATGGAAACTGAAGTTTCTCAATCTGCGATGGATACTTTAGAGCCTTCGGAAGTACAGCCTGAAGGAAGGACAAATCCTATTTTCCCTTTTGGTGATCCAACATATTGGGAACTACCTTTTTTGCAAGGGTGGTTAATAGGTCAGACCCAAGCAGGTCAACGCAACATGCGGTCCCTTAGTAGTGCAGCTCATGAAAGTCCTGCACATGGTGACACACTGAGCACTGCTCAGACATTATCCTCATTAAATCCAACCAATGTTAACCAACCTAGAGTTACTGGAAGACCTGGTTCAAGACATCGTACTTCACGTTCTCGTATGATGTCCGTAGTTGGGTCTAGTGAAGGTGCTGGTATCAATAGTATCATGCATGATGAAGGTGATCCTCAACCTGTTAGCAGAATGCAATCAGAGCTTGCCAATTCGCTGGCTGCAGCGGAGTTACCTTGCACAGTGAAGCTCAGAATATGGCCTCATGATGTGAAAAGTCCATGTGCTCCACTTGATGCAGAGAAATGTCGACTAACCATTCCACATGCTGTACTTTGTAG TGAAATGGGAGCCCATTTTTCACCTTGTGGGAGATTTTTAGCTGcctgtgttgcatgtgtgttGCCTAATCTGGAAGCTGACCCTGGCTTACAGAGCCAGCTTAATCAGGATGCTGCAGGTGCAGCAACTTCCCCAACTCGGCATCCACTATCAGCTCACAAAGTTGTGTACGAGCTTCGTATTTATTCTCTTGAGGAGGCAAC ATTTGGTTCTGTTCTTGCATCACGGGCAATAAGAGCTGCGCATTGTTTAACATCTATTCAA GTCTACAGAGTTTCTGATATGGAACTTGTTAGAGTTCTTCCTAGTGCAGAGGATGAGGTTAATGTAGCTTGTTTTCATCCTTCTGTTGGAGGTGGCCTTGTCTATGGCACTAAG GAAGGAAAGTTAAGGATCCTTCAGTATGATAGTTCGAACGGCATAAACCATACAACATGCGGATTTCTTGATGAGAACATGCTTGAG GTCCCTACATATGCTTTAGAATGCTAG
- the LOC107422615 gene encoding uncharacterized protein LOC107422615 isoform X1 encodes MRGGPLWADEANAPSTSTTRIHQAASCKHRASNVFKLLVRREVSPQSKYQSKKLWGESSKCRLESARRRCESARDAKLGLISWVEAESLRHLSAKYCPLLPPPRSTIAAAFSPDGKTLASTHGDHTVKIIDCQTGSCLKVLSGHRRTPWVVRFHPLYPDILASGSLDHEVRLWNAKTAECIGSRDFYRPIASIAFHAQGELLAVASGHKLYIWHYNRRGETSSPTIVLKTRRSLRAVHFHPHGAPFLLTAEVNDLDSSDSSMTLATSPGYLRYPPPTLYLADAHSIDRSGVADGLPLMSLPFLILPSFARDNGRISMHRTDADAGSNSVQQREDPSASVRLLTYSTPSGQYELLLSPVEPNSSSPMPEETGANASTSEMETEVSQSAMDTLEPSEVQPEGRTNPIFPFGDPTYWELPFLQGWLIGQTQAGQRNMRSLSSAAHESPAHGDTLSTAQTLSSLNPTNVNQPRVTGRPGSRHRTSRSRMMSVVGSSEGAGINSIMHDEGDPQPVSRMQSELANSLAAAELPCTVKLRIWPHDVKSPCAPLDAEKCRLTIPHAVLCSEMGAHFSPCGRFLAACVACVLPNLEADPGLQSQLNQDAAGAATSPTRHPLSAHKVVYELRIYSLEEATFGSVLASRAIRAAHCLTSIQFSPTSEHLLLAYGRRHGSLLKSVVIDGETTVPIYTILEVYRVSDMELVRVLPSAEDEVNVACFHPSVGGGLVYGTKEGKLRILQYDSSNGINHTTCGFLDENMLEVPTYALEC; translated from the exons ATGAGGGGAGGGCCATTGTGGGCCGACGAGGCCAATGCTCCATCAACCTCGACGACGCGAATTCACCAGGCTGCATCGTGTAAGCACAG AGCTAGCAATGTATTTAAACTCTTAGTTCGGAGAGAGGTTTCTCCTCAATCAAAATATCAATCAAAGAAGTTATGGGGCGAAAGTTCTAAGTGCCGTCTGGAATCAGCTAGGAGAAGATGTGAATCAGCTAGAGATGCTAAACTAGGTCTCATTTCATG GGTGGAGGCAGAGTCATTAAGGCATTTGTCTGCCAAATATTGTCCACTCTTGCCTCCTCCAAGGTCAACTATAGCTGCTGCCTTCAGTCCTGATGGGAAGACACTTGCTTCTACTCA TGGGGATCATACAGTGAAGATTATTGACTGCCAAACTGGTAGCTGCTTGAAGGTTTTGAGTGGTCATCGCAGGACTCCTTGGGTG GTTAGGTTCCATCCATTGTACCCAGACATACTTGCAAGTGGAAGTTTGGATCACGAAGTTCGATTATGGAATGCAAAAACTGCAGAGTGTATTGGATCACGTGATTTCT ACCGTCCTATTGCATCTATTGCTTTTCATGCCCAAGGGGAGCTTCTTGCTGTAGCATCAGGTCACAAG CTCTACATATGGCACTACAACCGAAGAGGGGAGACGTCGTCACCAACCATTGTACTAAAGACACGCCGTTCACTTCGGGCTGTGCATTTTCATCCACATGGCGCTCCATTCCTTTTAACGGCAGag GTCAATGATCTTGACTCATCAGATTCCTCAATGACTCTTGCGACTTCTCCGGGTTACTTGCGTTATCCTCCTCCTACTTTGTATTTAGCTGATGCTCATTCTATTGATCGTTCTGGTGTGGCAGATGGACTACCTCTTATGTCATTACCATTTCTGATTTTGCCTTCATTTGCTAGAGACAATGGGCGAATATCTATGCACCGCACTGATGCTGATGCTGGTTCGAATAGTGTCCAGCAGAGAGAAGATCCTTCTGCTTCAGTGCGACTTCTAACATATTCAACTCCATCAGGGCAGTATGAACTTCTGCTGTCCCCTGTGGAGCCTAATAGCTCCTCCCCGATGCCAGAGGAAACAGGAGCTAATGCTTCCACAAGTGAAATGGAAACTGAAGTTTCTCAATCTGCGATGGATACTTTAGAGCCTTCGGAAGTACAGCCTGAAGGAAGGACAAATCCTATTTTCCCTTTTGGTGATCCAACATATTGGGAACTACCTTTTTTGCAAGGGTGGTTAATAGGTCAGACCCAAGCAGGTCAACGCAACATGCGGTCCCTTAGTAGTGCAGCTCATGAAAGTCCTGCACATGGTGACACACTGAGCACTGCTCAGACATTATCCTCATTAAATCCAACCAATGTTAACCAACCTAGAGTTACTGGAAGACCTGGTTCAAGACATCGTACTTCACGTTCTCGTATGATGTCCGTAGTTGGGTCTAGTGAAGGTGCTGGTATCAATAGTATCATGCATGATGAAGGTGATCCTCAACCTGTTAGCAGAATGCAATCAGAGCTTGCCAATTCGCTGGCTGCAGCGGAGTTACCTTGCACAGTGAAGCTCAGAATATGGCCTCATGATGTGAAAAGTCCATGTGCTCCACTTGATGCAGAGAAATGTCGACTAACCATTCCACATGCTGTACTTTGTAG TGAAATGGGAGCCCATTTTTCACCTTGTGGGAGATTTTTAGCTGcctgtgttgcatgtgtgttGCCTAATCTGGAAGCTGACCCTGGCTTACAGAGCCAGCTTAATCAGGATGCTGCAGGTGCAGCAACTTCCCCAACTCGGCATCCACTATCAGCTCACAAAGTTGTGTACGAGCTTCGTATTTATTCTCTTGAGGAGGCAAC ATTTGGTTCTGTTCTTGCATCACGGGCAATAAGAGCTGCGCATTGTTTAACATCTATTCAA TTCTCCCCCACATCAGAGCATTTATTACTTGCTTATGGCCGTCGCCACGGTTCACTTCTTAAAAGTGTTGTCATTGATGGAGAGACAACAGTTCCTATCTACACAATTCTGGAG GTCTACAGAGTTTCTGATATGGAACTTGTTAGAGTTCTTCCTAGTGCAGAGGATGAGGTTAATGTAGCTTGTTTTCATCCTTCTGTTGGAGGTGGCCTTGTCTATGGCACTAAG GAAGGAAAGTTAAGGATCCTTCAGTATGATAGTTCGAACGGCATAAACCATACAACATGCGGATTTCTTGATGAGAACATGCTTGAG GTCCCTACATATGCTTTAGAATGCTAG
- the LOC107422615 gene encoding uncharacterized protein LOC107422615 isoform X2, whose product MRGGPLWADEANAPSTSTTRIHQAASCKHRASNVFKLLVRREVSPQSKYQSKKLWGESSKCRLESARRRCESARDAKLGLISWVEAESLRHLSAKYCPLLPPPRSTIAAAFSPDGKTLASTHGDHTVKIIDCQTGSCLKVLSGHRRTPWVVRFHPLYPDILASGSLDHEVRLWNAKTAECIGSRDFYRPIASIAFHAQGELLAVASGHKLYIWHYNRRGETSSPTIVLKTRRSLRAVHFHPHGAPFLLTAEVNDLDSSDSSMTLATSPGYLRYPPPTLDNGRISMHRTDADAGSNSVQQREDPSASVRLLTYSTPSGQYELLLSPVEPNSSSPMPEETGANASTSEMETEVSQSAMDTLEPSEVQPEGRTNPIFPFGDPTYWELPFLQGWLIGQTQAGQRNMRSLSSAAHESPAHGDTLSTAQTLSSLNPTNVNQPRVTGRPGSRHRTSRSRMMSVVGSSEGAGINSIMHDEGDPQPVSRMQSELANSLAAAELPCTVKLRIWPHDVKSPCAPLDAEKCRLTIPHAVLCSEMGAHFSPCGRFLAACVACVLPNLEADPGLQSQLNQDAAGAATSPTRHPLSAHKVVYELRIYSLEEATFGSVLASRAIRAAHCLTSIQFSPTSEHLLLAYGRRHGSLLKSVVIDGETTVPIYTILEVYRVSDMELVRVLPSAEDEVNVACFHPSVGGGLVYGTKEGKLRILQYDSSNGINHTTCGFLDENMLEVPTYALEC is encoded by the exons ATGAGGGGAGGGCCATTGTGGGCCGACGAGGCCAATGCTCCATCAACCTCGACGACGCGAATTCACCAGGCTGCATCGTGTAAGCACAG AGCTAGCAATGTATTTAAACTCTTAGTTCGGAGAGAGGTTTCTCCTCAATCAAAATATCAATCAAAGAAGTTATGGGGCGAAAGTTCTAAGTGCCGTCTGGAATCAGCTAGGAGAAGATGTGAATCAGCTAGAGATGCTAAACTAGGTCTCATTTCATG GGTGGAGGCAGAGTCATTAAGGCATTTGTCTGCCAAATATTGTCCACTCTTGCCTCCTCCAAGGTCAACTATAGCTGCTGCCTTCAGTCCTGATGGGAAGACACTTGCTTCTACTCA TGGGGATCATACAGTGAAGATTATTGACTGCCAAACTGGTAGCTGCTTGAAGGTTTTGAGTGGTCATCGCAGGACTCCTTGGGTG GTTAGGTTCCATCCATTGTACCCAGACATACTTGCAAGTGGAAGTTTGGATCACGAAGTTCGATTATGGAATGCAAAAACTGCAGAGTGTATTGGATCACGTGATTTCT ACCGTCCTATTGCATCTATTGCTTTTCATGCCCAAGGGGAGCTTCTTGCTGTAGCATCAGGTCACAAG CTCTACATATGGCACTACAACCGAAGAGGGGAGACGTCGTCACCAACCATTGTACTAAAGACACGCCGTTCACTTCGGGCTGTGCATTTTCATCCACATGGCGCTCCATTCCTTTTAACGGCAGag GTCAATGATCTTGACTCATCAGATTCCTCAATGACTCTTGCGACTTCTCCGGGTTACTTGCGTTATCCTCCTCCTACTTT AGACAATGGGCGAATATCTATGCACCGCACTGATGCTGATGCTGGTTCGAATAGTGTCCAGCAGAGAGAAGATCCTTCTGCTTCAGTGCGACTTCTAACATATTCAACTCCATCAGGGCAGTATGAACTTCTGCTGTCCCCTGTGGAGCCTAATAGCTCCTCCCCGATGCCAGAGGAAACAGGAGCTAATGCTTCCACAAGTGAAATGGAAACTGAAGTTTCTCAATCTGCGATGGATACTTTAGAGCCTTCGGAAGTACAGCCTGAAGGAAGGACAAATCCTATTTTCCCTTTTGGTGATCCAACATATTGGGAACTACCTTTTTTGCAAGGGTGGTTAATAGGTCAGACCCAAGCAGGTCAACGCAACATGCGGTCCCTTAGTAGTGCAGCTCATGAAAGTCCTGCACATGGTGACACACTGAGCACTGCTCAGACATTATCCTCATTAAATCCAACCAATGTTAACCAACCTAGAGTTACTGGAAGACCTGGTTCAAGACATCGTACTTCACGTTCTCGTATGATGTCCGTAGTTGGGTCTAGTGAAGGTGCTGGTATCAATAGTATCATGCATGATGAAGGTGATCCTCAACCTGTTAGCAGAATGCAATCAGAGCTTGCCAATTCGCTGGCTGCAGCGGAGTTACCTTGCACAGTGAAGCTCAGAATATGGCCTCATGATGTGAAAAGTCCATGTGCTCCACTTGATGCAGAGAAATGTCGACTAACCATTCCACATGCTGTACTTTGTAG TGAAATGGGAGCCCATTTTTCACCTTGTGGGAGATTTTTAGCTGcctgtgttgcatgtgtgttGCCTAATCTGGAAGCTGACCCTGGCTTACAGAGCCAGCTTAATCAGGATGCTGCAGGTGCAGCAACTTCCCCAACTCGGCATCCACTATCAGCTCACAAAGTTGTGTACGAGCTTCGTATTTATTCTCTTGAGGAGGCAAC ATTTGGTTCTGTTCTTGCATCACGGGCAATAAGAGCTGCGCATTGTTTAACATCTATTCAA TTCTCCCCCACATCAGAGCATTTATTACTTGCTTATGGCCGTCGCCACGGTTCACTTCTTAAAAGTGTTGTCATTGATGGAGAGACAACAGTTCCTATCTACACAATTCTGGAG GTCTACAGAGTTTCTGATATGGAACTTGTTAGAGTTCTTCCTAGTGCAGAGGATGAGGTTAATGTAGCTTGTTTTCATCCTTCTGTTGGAGGTGGCCTTGTCTATGGCACTAAG GAAGGAAAGTTAAGGATCCTTCAGTATGATAGTTCGAACGGCATAAACCATACAACATGCGGATTTCTTGATGAGAACATGCTTGAG GTCCCTACATATGCTTTAGAATGCTAG
- the LOC107422617 gene encoding beta-amylase 1, chloroplastic, which produces MALSMTHQIGTLAGTPVVTSENGTSVETTATVSASAVWKSPAANLRCRVKSSEIGERVPSVSPPLSPCRSPVLSPVLSAIRSDLSVACQAFATEMEAPAADIPVREYKEWRAQDKGMGVPVYVMMPLDSVTMNHTVNRRKAMNASLQALKSAGVEGIMMDVWWGLVEKDTPGAYNWGGYSELLEMAKKHGLKVQAVMSFHQCGGNVGDSCTIPLPKWVVEEIDRDRDLAYTDQWGRRNYEYVSLGCDTIPVLKGRTPVQCYSDFMRAFRDNFKHLLGDTIVEIQVGMGPAGELRYPSYPEQHGTWRFPGIGAFQCFDKYMLSSLKAAAEASGKPKWGSTGPTDAGHYNNWPEDTPFFRKEGGGWSSEYGEFFLSWYSQMLLDHGERILTSANSVFENTGVKISVKIAGIHWHYGTRSHAPELTAGYYNTRFRDGYLPIAQMLARHGAIFNFTCIEMRDHEQPQDAQCAPEKLVRQVALATQKAQVPLAGENALPRYDDYAHEQILRSASMNIDGSSENQEMCAFTYLRMNPHLFEPENWRRFVAFVKKMNEGKSARKCWEQMEREAEQFVHVTRPLVQEALMH; this is translated from the exons ATGGCTTTGAGCATGACGCACCAGATAGGTACACTCGCAGGAACTCCCGTGGTTACATCGGAGAACGGTACATCGGTTGAAACAACGGCGACGGTGAGTGCATCGGCGGTGTGGAAGTCTCCGGCGGCGAATCTCAGATGCAGGGTAAAGAGCTCAGAAATTGGTGAAAGAGTTCCATCGGTATCGCCGCCGTTGAGTCCGTGCAGGTCGCCGGTGCTCTCACCGGTGCTCTCAGCAATCCGATCGGATCTGTCCGTAGCTTGTCAAGCTTTCGCGACGGAGATGGAAGCTCCAGCGGCGGATATTCCTGTGAGGGAGTATAAGGAATGGAGGGCGCAGGATAAGGGGATGGGTGTGCCGGTTTACGTGATGATGCCGTTGGATAGCGTGACGATGAACCACACGGTGAATCGGAGGAAGGCGATGAACGCGAGCCTTCAGGCGCTGAAGAGTGCGGGCGTGGAAGGGATCATGATGGACGTGTGGTGGGGTCTGGTTGAGAAGGACACGCCCGGCGCGTACAACTGGGGAGGTTATAGCGAGCTCCTTGAAATGGCCAAGAAGCACGGGCTCAAAGTTCAGGCAGTCATGTCCTTCCATCAGTGTGGCGGGAACGTAGGCGACTCTTGCAC AATTCCTCTACCGAAGTGGGTTGTGGAAGAGATTGACAGAGACCGAGACCTTGCATACACTGATCAATGGGGAAGGAGGAATTACGAATATGTGTCCCTTGGCTGCGATACCATCCCAGTTCTTAAAGGCCGTACACCTGTGCAGTGTTATTCTGACTTCATGCGTGCTTTCAGAGACAACTTCAAACACCTCCTTGGTGACACAATTGTG GAAATTCAAGTTGGAATGGGTCCAGCAGGCGAGCTTCGTTACCCTTCATACCCAGAGCAACATGGTACTTGGAGATTCCCAGGAATTGGTGCCTTCCAGTGTTTTGACAAG TATATGCTAAGTAGCTTAAAAGCGGCCGCTGAAGCTTCTGGTAAGCCAAAATGGGGAAGCACAGGCCCTACAGATGCCGGTCACTACAATAACTGGCCTGAAGACACCCCATTTTTCAGAAAAGAAGGTGGAGGCTGGAGTAGTGAATATGGTGAATTTTTCCTTTCCTGGTACTCCCAAATGCTCCTTGACCACGGCGAGAGAATACTCACGTCGGCCAATTCAGTATTTGAGAATACTGGGGTGAAGATCTCGGTAAAGATTGCCGGCATCCACTGGCATTATGGGACAAGATCCCATGCCCCAGAGCTCACAGCAGGTTACTACAACACTCGTTTCCGAGATGGTTACCTTCCAATTGCCCAGATGCTAGCACGCCACGGTGCCATATTCAACTTCACTTGCATTGAGATGCGTGATCATGAACAGCCTCAAGATGCTCAATGTGCACCTGAGAAACTGGTCAGGCAAGTGGCTTTGGCTACCCAGAAAGCCCAGGTCCCTCTTGCAGGTGAAAATGCATTGCCCCGATACGACGATTATGCACACGAGCAGATCCTGCGATCAGCATCGATGAATATCGATGGCAGCTCAGAGAATCAGGAAATGTGTGCATTCACATACTTGAGGATGAATCCACATCTGTTCGAGCCAGAAAACTGGAGGCGTTTCGTGGCATTCGTGAAGAAGATGAATGAAGGGAAAAGTGCCCGTAAATGTTGGGAGCAGATGGAGAGGGAAGCCGAACAGTTTGTGCATGTTACTCGGCCTCTTGTTCAGGAGGCTCTTATGCACTGA
- the LOC107422613 gene encoding late embryogenesis abundant protein D-7 produces the protein MSNVQQNFNAGQSHGQAKAKTEDWIGSTKDSAQSAQQSAQETKQEAAGILQQTGEQVKNMAQGAVDTVKNTLGMGDQRN, from the exons ATGTCTAACGTTCAGCAAAACTTCAATGCAGGCCAATCCCATGGGCAGGCTAag GCTAAGACGGAAGACTGGATCGGATCCACTAAGGATTCAGCTCAATCAGCCCAGCAGTCTGCTCAAGAAACCAAACAAGAAGCTGCAGGAATCCTCCAACAG ACAGGAGAGCAAGTGAAGAACATGGCTCAGGGTGCTGTGGATACTGTGAAGAACACACTTGGAATGGGTGATCAGAGAAACTGA